The genomic interval TAATAACCTTAATATCTTGTAATCAAGATAAAAAGGCAATAATTACGAGTCATAAAAACAATTATGAAACCAAAAATTCTATGAAAGAATATTGGAAAGAATTTCAAAAAAACAATAGTGAATATACTAATATTGAACAACCTCCATCTTTTTTCTTTTGTGATAATAAAAAAGAAGCTGATGAATGTGCCGACCTAGTCGTTCAAAAAATTAAACAAGCTACCTCACCATCTGTATGGTGGTTTCAGAAAAATAATGAACCATTTCCAAAAATTGGAGATATTGCTATTGTTACAAATTGGGACGGAGAACCTAAAGCAATAATAAGGACAGTAAAAGTAGAGATCGTTAAATTGAAACATATTACACCAGAATACGCTCAAATTGAAGGTGAAGGAGATAAAACATTGGATTATTGGAAAAAAGCACATTGGGATTACTACACCAATGAAATGAAAGAATTCAATGAATATCCGAGCGAAGAAATGGAAATTGTATGCGAATATTTTGAAACTATTTGGTGAAAAACTTGGCTACTGCTAAAAATCCCCAAGCTGGCGCGAGCAGCTGATCAAACTGTTTTGGAAATCAATTTGACGGGAATAGGATTTCCGTTAATTTAGTGTTTTAGCACGAGCTTCCAGCTCGCACTAGCTTCGTGGTAATTAAAGAGCTAAAATAAAAGTCTATTAAAAAATGTCTAATACAGGATTCTCATTTAAATCTTTATCAAAAGAGTCTAATATCGTTGCAAAAAATCTTGAATTAAGCTTTTTTATTTTAATTACAATATTTGTTACCAATACTTTATTAGCCGAATCTAATCCAACAGATATACTCATTAAAAGTATTATACTGGGAGTAATCCTTATTTTTGAGTTGCGGTTTATTTATAAGTTATTCAAAGAGCCAACGTTTTTAGAGATTTTTAATGGTGAAATTATTTTACGACCATCGTTCTTTCTTTTTAAAAGAAAAATCCCAACAGTAGAAATAATTGGATATTCATCCATTGTAAGACCTTACTTTTTAAATAGAGGAAGGACAAAATTTAAATATTCAGCTTACTTATTGTATCTCAAAAATGGAAGAAAGGTTCTAATAACAGAATACTACTATTTAAATTTCAACAAATTCAGTAATGCCTTTAGAAAGAATGGATTAAAGTTTTTAGGAACCGAAGAAAATGAATGGAGCATCATGAGGAGAAAATTTAAATACGATAAAACATAGCTCCTTGTTAGCTGGTGCTTTCTCAACCATCCGTGTTGGCGCGAGCGGGAGAAATGGATGCCGAATCTATTGTTGTCAAAGAATTTGGCACCCGTAGCTCATTAGACCGAGGTAGAATAATGTTTGCAATTGAAGACATCACTAGAATTGATGCTGGAGGATTATATGAAATTGGATTGTTGAAAGTTCATAAAAAGAAAAATTAATGCTGATAGAAGCTCATCTTCCAAGCTGGTGTAAGCATGTGAGTTTCATCACAAGCTTTTCTAAAAATCTATAAAACACGATAAGTACTAACAAATCCCATCTGCCCATGAATTTTAATGGTCTCAATAATTTAACTTTCTATTTTGGTCTTGCCGCTTTGGCGATCATGTTAGTTTCTCTTATTGGAATTCTTTTGGGGCTTAAATTTAGAAGTATCGGTTACAAAATAGTTGTGCTTGTTCTTTCACTTGGTGCAGCGGTTTTGTCGTATTTCTGTTTCCGACATGAATTCAATTTCCCTATGATTGGATCCTTGTTTTTAGTTGAATCTTTCATTGGTTTCACAATTATTTTCGTGCGTAAACCATAAACAAAATAAGGTTTTTATATGTTGGAACAGCCTTATAAAATAAACGATTAGAGTAACTAATTCTTACTGACGGAAAAAATGGAAGAAACTTCAAAGAAAATTAAAAAGCGAAATCCAATCTGGATTTTCTTTATTATAGTATTCGCTGTTATTGTTGTTGTTATTGACTTCCAATTTTTTCAGTACAAATGGCGACCTGAAACACTTACTTTATTGGTTATTTATAGCTTATGTGCCCACATCCTTGCCATTGGATTATTCATCTATTTAATCATTTATACAAGTAGCTATCTAATACATAAAGCCTTAAAGGTTATTGCAATAATAGCAACATCGTTATCAATCTTGGTGCTGACATTATTGATGTTAATTTTCCCCTTACTTCCCCCTACGCCAGAAATTACACTGAAACCAGAAGGAACTAATCATGTCTATTATTTGTATCCGCAATCAGGATTCTTTACCAGAAGGGGGTATAGTGTCTATGTTCCAGATTCAGATTATACGATGGTACTATATGACGGAGATGTTGCAATGGATTTTGATACCGCTTATGTCTCGAAGAATACTTACTACATCAAGTTTGACGGTATGGATCGCCTCTTTAGAGCAGAATCTGACCATTTGTACTCCTTTGACTTATCTAAACCTCAATATTGAATACCTCAATCATAGTAATCCTCCTTCATCCAAATTCCCCCAACCGAGAACAACATATCTAATTCCGAAATTACTCACAGAGTATCCGTTTATTATCAATTACCTACATTAAAAACACGATTTATACACCTTTACTAAATCAAAGTGATAAAACTTGTCAAGAATCAAAAAACAAATTACATTGGCAATAAAAAATATGAAAATAAAATTAACCTTAATCATCCTAATGACCTCTGTTTATTCGTTTGCACAAAATGGTTGGTCTATTTGTAATACACCAACTTTCGATGGAAGGGTTGACGATATTTTCATGGTCGATTTTCAAACAGGCTATGCTGTATGCGGTGATGGAAAAATTGCCAAAACAATTGATAGTGGGGATAACTGGATTCAAATTCATAAAGACACCACTATTTATTGCCGTTCAGTTGAATTTGTAAATACCCAAAAAGGGTTTGTTGGTTCATTTTCAACTACTGGTACAAATGTTCTTCAGAGAACAACCGATGGAGGAACAACTTGGAGCGACCTCACGTCATTATTGCACCCTAAAGCTAAAAAAGGCATTTGTGGTTTAGCTGCTGCT from Fluviicola taffensis DSM 16823 carries:
- a CDS encoding ASCH domain-containing protein: MSKLIIPFILITLISCNQDKKAIITSHKNNYETKNSMKEYWKEFQKNNSEYTNIEQPPSFFFCDNKKEADECADLVVQKIKQATSPSVWWFQKNNEPFPKIGDIAIVTNWDGEPKAIIRTVKVEIVKLKHITPEYAQIEGEGDKTLDYWKKAHWDYYTNEMKEFNEYPSEEMEIVCEYFETIW